The segment ttatttctttttttattttttttttatttttttactccacACCGATACCAGAACTCGGAACCTGCTCAGCTTCCATCGGGCCTACAACGGGTCGGACGCCGGCTCCGTTCGGGCCATCGTCCTCGTCGCGGCAGACCTGCCTCCGCACCGGTGTCCGTTTTtcggtggtggtgatggtggttcCTCCGGACACAAGCGCGGACGGTCCAAATGGCGCAGCCGTGTTCTTCGGACGGGGTCCGGTGCGCTGTGTGTGATGTAGcggcggctgctgctgctgctgcggcggCGGCGATAATCTCCCCACCCCGCCCCCGGCAGCACTCGGGCCAATCCAAACCTCGCCAATGGACGCTCGAGCTGTCACTCACAGCTGAGCCCACAAAACGCTCACTTCCGCCTCTTGGCGAACTCCTTCCGGTTCCCATTTGTCTCGCTTGAGAGCTCGTTCTTGTTTTCATTGAGTGTTCTTGTTGGATCGATTCCCAGTCGAGAGGCGGTTCCCCGCTGTAGTTCCCCAGGCGTCCACAGAGGGGCGCGCCCGTCAACACAATTCCAGCCGACGTACGGGCGCGGTGACGCCACGCTCACGTCGCGTCACTCCATTTCCTGGTCGGCGTGACGTGTACTTTGTCAACAAAGTGGCTGGTCGCGTTCCGAACGAGACTTGAGCGCTCTCTTCGAGTTCTTCAACGACTTCGAGGTCTTTCCTTTGctttgctcctttttttttaatggcggcGTACGCGCTTGTTGCGCTTCTTGTGCTTTTTCTTGTTCCGCTGTGCCGGACGCTCGCGGTTGTGGCGACGGAACCGAGCGGCACCGCCTGGAGAAACAGCAGCGGcggcagcagcggcggcggtggcggacCGGAAGTGATGAGGGGCTTCTCGGTTGACTCGGCCATGGTCCAGCGAGCTTTGTACGTGCTCGTCGCCATCAGCGCCTTTGGACTTCTCTACTTCCTCGTCAGGGCCGTgcggtgagtgagtgagtgagtgagagagagagagagagcaacaCTAACACTGCAAGCATGGCTTGTGGCCACATGCTCTCCAAAAAGTCCCCCAAATAGAATTATTTACTTCATgctcattcaaatatttatcaAATATTCCCTGAAATGTTTCCTCAAATGTTCACTCTTTACGAAAATATTGAGAATTCCCTAAATGTTGACCAAAATGTTTGGGCAGGTGTGAGGCGAGGAGCGCCAAGTTGAGCTCTTTTGCTTAACGACGGAATCATGAAAGaaggatttgttttcattttcaagccttttttcagtgtgtgaatttttcatacatttcattTGTCGTCATGACACCTTTGCCTTGAAACTGTCTGACTCGCTCGCGTCAAACATTTTGGatcttccacaagcttctctcAATAGTCGGCAGCGATTTTGGCCCCCTTCCTCCTGACGCAGCTGCTGTAACAGAGCCATTATTGTGGTATTTATGTCATAACTGTAGAAAGAGAAACCAACGAAACATACATGAGGTTGACTTGTTTCTTCTTGCGATGTGTAGCGTGAAGAAGCCGTCCCACAGGAAGAAGTACGGCGTGCTGGCTCACTCCGAGGACGCCGTGGAGCTGACGGCGGCCGCCGccagcgacgacgacgacgacacgcTCTACGAAGCTCGCTCCCTCCGCAGGTCAGAGGTCACATCATGACGCCGCACGGCCCACATCACTCTGACCTTTGACCCCAAACCACGTGTGTGTTCAGATGAGTGCGGCGGCGAAGATGATTGACGGCGGACGACTTTTTGGTCACCATCACTTTTCTTtcctttattttcattgttttttttttgtgttctattGTAATTTTtgcaattgttttaatttattttctaaattagttttattttgtatgtctttaacttttttcatttttttgctgctgttgtttttccaaAGAGGAGCCGGAACCGGCGGACTGTCACAGCTCGTGATCGGTCTAACCACATTTGCCCGTCTCGGTGACGAGCATTATGGCTAATGTGGACTAcgtatttttatttcactttttttttttttttttttttttactgggggGAGGGTTCATGGTGACGGGTGTAATACTGACATTAAAGCAGCAGGTGTCATTTGGACCAAAATGTTAATGTCAATTAAAAGGATACCTTTGTATTCttcaacattctttttttttttcctttttcatatTTGTAGACCACAGATGTCATGTTTATCAATAATAACACGTTTAGACAGTTTGGCAGTGTCTAGAAGATTCATATTTTATGTGTggatcattttcatatttgCTTAATAATGGTAGAGACacttgtatattaaaaaaaaataattcttgtcGTAGCCTTGGTTTTCCTCTGAGTTCAAATTTGAGGCAATTCTGATTGACAGCGCAAATGGTGTCTAAAAATGCTGCGAGTTGCACAATTTGTGCTTCAAACTCTGCAAATGATCCCAACTAATCATTCAAGCCGTTACACGATGGTAGGAACTGTAAAGACACAATTGTGACACGTTGACAAACTCCTATCCGTTCATACCCGAGCAATAACAGCATTCGTTATTGATCGAACGATATgcaaatggtgttttttttttacgagcggACACCAGCCCGATCGCACGTCGCGTATCGACAAACACCGGAACGGTCGGATTCCtaaaatgatttttcaaaacaacACACATATGCCAGCTGCCATTTTTACCTTGATTGACAGAGAAACTGACAAGCCCCGCCTTCATATAGAAAGCTGCCATTCGAATTACACAAATGCTCcctttcaaatgaaaagcacaATTAGGATGGCAAGAATACAacctttcaaatgaaaacaactgGAGTAGGATACTTGCAAAGAGCCTTTCGAATTAAAGTCACCCGAGGACACATAAATGCCGGTTTTCAAGTTGAAACCACTTCCTTGGGGAGGAGCCTAAAAACAGcctttcaaatttcaaattaaaagcacTTTATTAAGATAAGCGTAACACACCCTTCAAATGAAAAGCGCT is part of the Phyllopteryx taeniolatus isolate TA_2022b chromosome 7, UOR_Ptae_1.2, whole genome shotgun sequence genome and harbors:
- the fam174c gene encoding protein FAM174C isoform X1, with the translated sequence MAAYALVALLVLFLVPLCRTLAVVATEPSGTAWRNSSGGSSGGGGGPEVMRGFSVDSAMVQRALYVLVAISAFGLLYFLVRAVRVKKPSHRKKYGVLAHSEDAVELTAAAASDDDDDTLYEARSLRRSEVTS
- the fam174c gene encoding protein FAM174C isoform X2, whose protein sequence is MAAYALVALLVLFLVPLCRTLAVVATEPSGTAWRNSSGGSSGGGGGPEVMRGFSVDSAMVQRALYVLVAISAFGLLYFLVRAVRVKKPSHRKKYGVLAHSEDAVELTAAAASDDDDDTLYEARSLRR